One genomic segment of Intestinimonas butyriciproducens includes these proteins:
- the pheT gene encoding phenylalanine--tRNA ligase subunit beta yields the protein MKLSREWLNEFTPVSAPDRDFAEAMTLSGSKVEITEVEGAEIENVVVGKVLSLIRHPNSDHMWICQVDIGGAAPIQIVTGAQNVREGDLVPVAKDGSTLPGGVHITAGTLRGEASVGMLCSYKELGMTDHDWPLSIVDGIFILNSDPDLSARDLRPGDDLRAAIGYHDHVVEFEITPNRPDCLSVIGLAREAAATFGTPLTLHTPEVKGGGPGALRDLLDVETPDADLCPRYTARMVRNVKIGPSPLWMRQRLRAMGVRPINNIVDITNYVMLEYGQPMHAFDYRYVKGGRIIVRRAKDGETLTTLDGTPRKLNPSMLVIADAHRAVGLAGIMGGLNSEIVDDTVDVVFESANFDGTTIRRTALSLGMRTEASAKYEKGLDPMNTLPAVNRACELVELLGAGEVVDGVIDILNHVPQPTVLDLEPEKINDLLGTDVSGEEMASILRKLDFQVEGDRITVPSWRGDVLTMADLAEEVARFHGYNRIPVTLMRGTTTQGGYSPAQRLERRLGQTCRSAGYDEIITYSFISPTYYDKIGWAPEDPRRRSLKILNPLGEDTSIMRTTTLPSMLEILARNYNFRNKSARLYELGRIYLPRADGLADEPKVLSLGAYGDIDFFGLKGVVEALLHSIRVGGVSYQACRDNASYHPGRCATVCVGGEQIGVLGQIHPTVCANYGVDTALYCAELSFEALMRFQGPEPEYVPLPKFPSVARDIAVVCDASIPVATLENCISRGARGLLKEVELFDIYTGAPIPAGKKSVAFNLTLRSDERSLTAAEADEDVKSVLELLQKELGAVLR from the coding sequence ATGAAATTATCCCGTGAATGGCTGAACGAATTCACCCCCGTCTCGGCCCCCGACCGCGACTTTGCCGAGGCCATGACACTCTCCGGCTCCAAGGTGGAGATCACCGAGGTGGAGGGCGCCGAGATCGAAAACGTAGTGGTGGGCAAGGTTCTCTCCCTGATCCGTCACCCCAATTCCGACCACATGTGGATCTGTCAGGTGGACATCGGCGGGGCCGCCCCGATACAGATCGTCACCGGCGCACAGAACGTCCGGGAGGGCGACTTGGTGCCCGTGGCCAAGGACGGCTCCACCCTCCCCGGCGGAGTCCACATCACCGCAGGAACGCTCCGCGGAGAGGCCTCTGTGGGCATGCTCTGCTCCTACAAGGAGCTGGGCATGACCGACCATGACTGGCCCCTGAGCATCGTGGACGGCATCTTCATTTTAAATAGCGACCCCGACCTGAGCGCCAGGGACCTCCGCCCCGGCGACGATCTTCGGGCGGCCATCGGCTATCACGACCACGTAGTGGAGTTTGAGATCACCCCCAACCGTCCCGACTGCCTCTCCGTCATCGGTCTGGCGCGGGAGGCGGCCGCCACCTTCGGCACCCCCCTCACCCTCCATACGCCGGAGGTGAAGGGCGGCGGGCCCGGCGCCCTCCGCGACTTGCTGGACGTGGAGACTCCCGATGCGGACCTGTGCCCCCGGTACACCGCCCGGATGGTACGCAACGTAAAGATCGGCCCCTCCCCCCTGTGGATGCGCCAGCGGCTGCGGGCCATGGGCGTGCGTCCCATCAACAACATCGTGGACATCACCAACTACGTCATGCTGGAGTATGGCCAGCCCATGCACGCCTTTGACTACCGCTATGTAAAGGGCGGAAGGATCATCGTCCGCCGTGCAAAAGACGGCGAGACTCTCACCACCCTGGACGGAACCCCCCGCAAGCTCAATCCCAGCATGCTGGTCATCGCCGACGCACACAGGGCTGTGGGATTGGCTGGCATCATGGGCGGTCTGAACAGCGAAATTGTAGACGACACCGTGGATGTGGTCTTTGAGTCGGCCAACTTCGACGGCACTACCATCCGCCGCACCGCCTTGTCCTTGGGTATGCGCACGGAGGCCTCCGCCAAGTACGAGAAGGGTCTGGACCCCATGAACACCCTCCCCGCCGTAAATCGCGCCTGCGAGCTGGTAGAGCTCCTGGGGGCCGGCGAAGTGGTGGATGGCGTCATCGACATTCTCAATCACGTTCCTCAGCCCACCGTTCTGGATCTGGAGCCGGAAAAGATCAACGACCTGCTGGGTACCGACGTCTCCGGCGAAGAGATGGCCTCCATCCTCCGCAAGCTGGATTTCCAGGTGGAAGGAGACCGCATCACCGTCCCGTCCTGGCGTGGGGACGTGCTGACCATGGCCGACTTGGCCGAGGAGGTGGCCCGCTTCCATGGCTACAACCGCATTCCCGTCACCCTGATGCGCGGAACCACCACCCAGGGCGGCTATTCCCCCGCGCAGCGCCTGGAGCGGCGCCTGGGACAGACCTGCCGCAGCGCCGGCTACGACGAAATCATCACCTACTCTTTCATCTCTCCGACCTATTATGACAAGATCGGCTGGGCGCCGGAAGATCCCCGCCGCCGCAGCCTGAAAATCCTCAACCCCCTTGGAGAGGACACTTCCATCATGCGCACCACCACTCTGCCCTCCATGCTGGAAATTCTGGCCCGCAACTATAATTTCCGCAACAAGAGCGCGCGGCTCTATGAGCTGGGCAGGATCTATCTCCCCAGGGCCGACGGCCTTGCCGACGAGCCCAAGGTACTCTCGCTGGGCGCTTATGGGGACATAGACTTTTTCGGTCTCAAGGGCGTGGTGGAGGCTCTGCTCCACAGCATACGGGTTGGGGGCGTATCCTACCAAGCCTGCCGCGACAACGCCTCCTACCATCCAGGCCGCTGTGCCACCGTCTGTGTCGGCGGGGAGCAGATCGGCGTCCTGGGGCAGATCCATCCCACCGTATGCGCCAATTATGGCGTGGACACCGCGCTCTACTGCGCCGAGCTCTCCTTCGAGGCCCTCATGCGCTTCCAGGGGCCCGAGCCGGAGTATGTCCCCCTGCCCAAGTTCCCCAGCGTAGCCCGGGACATCGCCGTGGTCTGTGACGCCTCTATCCCCGTGGCCACCCTGGAAAACTGCATCAGCCGGGGCGCCAGGGGCCTGCTCAAGGAAGTAGAGCTCTTCGACATCTACACCGGCGCTCCCATCCCCGCGGGCAAAAAGAGCGTGGCGTTTAACCTGACTCTCCGCTCCGATGAGCGCAGCCTCACCGCCGCCGAGGCCGACGAGGACGTAAAGAGCGTGCTGGAGCTGCTGCAAAAGGAACTGGGCGCCGTTCTTCGCTGA
- the pheS gene encoding phenylalanine--tRNA ligase subunit alpha, whose amino-acid sequence MKEKLEQIRREALAALSETKTAQDLDALRVKYLGKKGALTAVLKQMGGLSAEERPIIGQLANEVREALTTALEQEQKRIEKAALDARLELEQVDVTIPGKPVELGHRHPMYIALDEIKDIFVGMGFQVLDGPEVELAEYNFDKLNAPEGHPSRDWSDTFYFDQDSRVMLRSQTSPMQVRAMETMPLPIRIIAPGRVYRKDEVDATHSPMFHQVEGMVIDKGVTMADLKGTLNTVMEQLYGEGTVTRFRPHHFPFTEPSCEMDVQCHKCGGAGCPTCKGEGWIEVLGAGMVHPRVLEMAGIDPEVYSGWAFGMGLERLALRQFKIADMRLIFENDVRFLEQF is encoded by the coding sequence ATGAAGGAAAAACTGGAACAGATCAGGCGCGAGGCCCTTGCGGCCCTCTCCGAGACCAAGACGGCCCAAGACTTGGATGCGCTGCGGGTCAAATACCTGGGGAAGAAGGGTGCGCTCACCGCCGTCCTCAAGCAGATGGGCGGCCTGTCCGCCGAGGAGCGGCCCATTATCGGTCAGCTCGCCAACGAAGTGCGTGAGGCCCTGACCACCGCCCTGGAGCAGGAGCAGAAGCGGATCGAGAAGGCCGCCCTGGACGCCCGGCTGGAGCTGGAGCAGGTGGACGTGACCATCCCCGGCAAGCCTGTGGAGCTGGGCCACCGCCACCCCATGTATATCGCCCTGGACGAGATCAAGGATATCTTCGTGGGCATGGGCTTCCAAGTGCTGGACGGCCCCGAGGTGGAGCTGGCAGAATATAACTTTGACAAGCTCAACGCACCTGAAGGGCATCCCTCCCGCGACTGGTCTGACACCTTCTACTTTGATCAGGACAGCCGGGTGATGCTCCGCTCCCAGACCTCTCCCATGCAGGTGCGGGCTATGGAGACCATGCCCCTGCCCATCCGCATCATCGCCCCCGGCCGCGTCTACCGGAAGGACGAGGTGGACGCCACTCACTCCCCCATGTTCCATCAAGTGGAGGGCATGGTCATTGACAAGGGCGTCACCATGGCCGACCTAAAGGGGACGCTCAACACTGTGATGGAGCAGCTCTACGGAGAGGGCACCGTCACCCGTTTCCGCCCCCACCACTTCCCCTTCACCGAGCCCTCCTGCGAGATGGACGTGCAGTGCCACAAGTGCGGCGGTGCCGGCTGCCCCACCTGCAAGGGCGAGGGCTGGATCGAAGTGCTGGGCGCCGGCATGGTCCATCCCAGAGTGCTGGAGATGGCCGGTATCGATCCCGAGGTCTACAGCGGCTGGGCCTTCGGCATGGGTCTGGAGCGGCTGGCCCTGCGGCAGTTCAAGATCGCCGACATGCGGCTCATCTTCGAAAATGATGTGCGCTTCCTGGAGCAATTCTGA
- a CDS encoding NAD(P)H-hydrate dehydratase yields MLIATAAQMREIDRAAIQDRGICSTLLMENAAKAVAEACISLVNRRRGGRAAVFCGPGNNGGDGVAAARFLMEAGLEVRAFLVGKREKMTPDCREMESRLRKAGGALEDFAPDAAFASWCLECDVMVDALFGIGLNTPLWGNPYTAVQMMNTCPVPVVAVDIASGVEADTGRILGVAVEADETVTFTCPKAGHVLGQGGLCCGRLTVADIGIPAGLIRGLDETLRAVGPGDIHLPRRARDSYKGDYGKVYILGGSVGYSGAPVFAARAAVRTGAGLVSLGVPAPLWPIAAAKLDEAMAHPLPSGKEGMLSLEATEETLRRLDTCDVCLIGPGLGRGNGVASVVRHILRSTHLPVVLDADGINALEGHIDVLDARGGSFTVLTPHDGEFVRIGGDLSGGDRLAAARSFAAEHGCALVLKGHRTIAAFPDGTAYINTTGNPGMAKGGSGDILGGIIISLLGQGLTAREAIPMAVCLHGMAGDLCARELGEYGMTPSDMIERLPLVMKTFERRS; encoded by the coding sequence ATGCTGATCGCAACCGCCGCGCAGATGAGAGAGATCGACCGCGCGGCCATTCAGGACCGAGGGATCTGTTCCACACTGCTGATGGAGAACGCCGCAAAGGCCGTGGCCGAGGCATGCATCTCTCTGGTGAATCGGAGGCGGGGGGGCCGGGCCGCTGTTTTTTGCGGGCCGGGAAACAATGGAGGGGACGGCGTGGCCGCGGCCCGATTCCTGATGGAGGCCGGGCTGGAGGTCCGGGCCTTTCTGGTGGGAAAGCGGGAGAAGATGACCCCTGACTGCCGGGAGATGGAGAGTCGTCTCCGGAAGGCGGGCGGCGCGCTGGAGGACTTTGCGCCGGACGCCGCCTTTGCCTCCTGGTGTCTGGAGTGCGACGTGATGGTGGACGCTCTGTTCGGTATCGGGCTCAATACGCCTCTCTGGGGAAACCCCTACACCGCCGTGCAGATGATGAACACCTGCCCTGTGCCCGTGGTGGCGGTGGACATTGCCAGCGGGGTGGAGGCCGACACGGGGCGGATCCTCGGGGTCGCCGTGGAAGCCGACGAGACCGTTACTTTTACCTGCCCGAAGGCGGGGCATGTTTTGGGGCAGGGGGGATTGTGCTGCGGACGTCTGACTGTGGCGGACATCGGCATCCCCGCCGGGCTGATCCGGGGGCTGGACGAGACGCTCCGGGCCGTGGGGCCCGGCGACATCCATCTGCCCCGCCGGGCAAGGGACTCCTACAAGGGAGACTACGGAAAGGTTTACATTCTGGGGGGCAGCGTGGGGTACAGTGGCGCCCCTGTGTTCGCGGCGCGGGCGGCGGTGCGCACCGGCGCGGGGCTGGTGTCCCTGGGCGTACCCGCCCCTCTCTGGCCCATTGCGGCCGCCAAACTGGACGAGGCCATGGCCCACCCCCTCCCATCCGGGAAAGAGGGAATGCTCTCTCTGGAGGCGACGGAGGAGACCCTCAGACGTCTGGATACCTGCGATGTGTGTCTCATCGGTCCGGGACTGGGGCGGGGGAACGGCGTGGCCTCGGTGGTGCGGCATATCCTCAGGAGTACCCATCTGCCGGTGGTGCTGGACGCCGACGGCATAAACGCTCTGGAGGGACATATAGATGTGTTGGATGCCCGCGGCGGCAGCTTCACGGTGCTCACGCCCCACGACGGAGAATTTGTCCGCATCGGCGGAGATCTTTCCGGCGGGGACCGGCTGGCGGCGGCCAGGTCGTTCGCCGCGGAGCACGGCTGCGCGCTGGTGCTCAAGGGACACCGTACCATCGCGGCCTTCCCCGACGGCACGGCTTATATCAACACCACGGGAAATCCGGGCATGGCCAAGGGGGGCAGCGGCGACATACTGGGGGGAATCATCATCTCTCTGCTGGGGCAGGGGCTGACGGCCCGGGAGGCGATCCCCATGGCGGTATGCCTCCACGGCATGGCGGGTGACCTGTGCGCCCGGGAGCTGGGGGAGTATGGTATGACGCCCAGCGATATGATCGAGCGGCTGCCTCTGGTCATGAAGACCTTTGAGCGCCGGTCCTGA
- the alr gene encoding alanine racemase, translated as MDDVQKRTWAEIDLSRLEHNYRALRALAGPKCKFLGVAKANAYGHGAVPVARKLEKLGCDYLAVACLDEAVELREAGVRTPILILGPTAPEYTGELLDRDLTQTVGDVETGLAFARGAEARGGTLKVHLKVDTGMSRLGFLCNEASMDASVADIARICALSGLRAEGIFTHFSDADGSEEYTMCQFTRFLDTLDKLAARGVRFEIRHCAASAAVLNYPCTHLDMIRPGIALYGHYPAPDMEHTCPLLPVLSLKSRVAAVRALPAGTQVSYGRTHTLKRDSLLAVLPVGYADGFFRLFSDRLAVELRGRRAPLVGRVCMDLCMVDVTDIPGVVPGDVATLYGDKTPVEAGAELAGTIPYELLCDVSPRVPRVYRGE; from the coding sequence ATGGACGATGTACAGAAGCGGACGTGGGCGGAGATCGATCTCTCCCGTCTGGAGCACAATTACCGGGCGCTGCGGGCGCTGGCGGGGCCCAAATGCAAATTTTTAGGGGTGGCGAAGGCCAACGCTTATGGCCACGGGGCGGTCCCCGTGGCCCGCAAGCTGGAGAAGCTGGGGTGCGACTACCTGGCCGTGGCCTGCCTGGATGAAGCCGTAGAGCTTCGGGAGGCGGGGGTGAGGACGCCCATCCTGATCCTGGGCCCCACTGCGCCAGAGTATACCGGCGAGCTCTTGGACCGGGATCTCACCCAGACGGTGGGGGATGTGGAGACCGGGTTGGCTTTTGCCCGCGGCGCCGAGGCCCGGGGCGGGACGCTGAAGGTCCACCTCAAGGTGGACACGGGCATGTCCCGGCTGGGCTTTCTCTGCAACGAGGCGTCCATGGACGCCTCCGTGGCGGACATTGCCCGGATCTGCGCGCTGTCCGGCCTGCGTGCGGAGGGAATCTTTACCCATTTTTCCGATGCCGACGGCAGCGAGGAATACACCATGTGCCAGTTCACACGGTTTCTCGATACGCTGGACAAGCTCGCCGCCCGGGGCGTGCGCTTTGAGATTCGCCATTGCGCGGCCAGCGCCGCTGTGTTAAACTACCCCTGTACCCACTTGGATATGATTCGCCCCGGCATCGCCCTTTACGGCCACTATCCGGCGCCGGATATGGAGCACACTTGTCCGCTGCTACCAGTGCTCTCCCTCAAATCCAGAGTGGCGGCTGTCAGAGCGCTGCCCGCCGGTACACAGGTGAGCTATGGCCGCACCCACACGTTGAAACGGGACAGCCTGCTGGCGGTCTTGCCGGTGGGCTATGCAGACGGTTTTTTCCGCCTGTTCTCCGACCGACTTGCAGTGGAGCTCCGGGGGCGGAGAGCCCCCCTGGTGGGACGGGTCTGTATGGACCTGTGCATGGTGGACGTCACGGACATTCCCGGCGTGGTCCCCGGTGATGTGGCCACCCTCTACGGGGACAAGACGCCGGTGGAAGCGGGCGCGGAACTGGCAGGCACCATTCCGTACGAGCTCCTGTGCGACGTGTCCCCCCGTGTGCCGAGGGTCTATAGGGGAGAATAG
- a CDS encoding type II toxin-antitoxin system PemK/MazF family toxin — MDNSVKRGDIFYADLSPVVGSEQGGVRPVLIVQNDTGNRHSPTVIAAAITSQTGKAKLPTHIELAAMNYGLPKDSVVLLEQIRTLDKKRLREKMGRLDDKLMHQVDSAIAVSFGLHPEQLV; from the coding sequence GTGGATAACAGCGTGAAACGCGGTGACATTTTTTACGCCGATCTGAGCCCTGTGGTGGGCAGCGAACAGGGGGGTGTCCGTCCGGTCCTTATCGTCCAAAACGACACAGGCAACCGGCACAGCCCTACGGTGATCGCCGCCGCCATCACATCCCAGACCGGCAAGGCCAAGCTCCCGACGCACATTGAGCTGGCCGCCATGAATTACGGCCTGCCCAAGGATTCCGTGGTCCTGCTGGAGCAGATCCGGACTTTGGATAAAAAACGGCTGAGAGAGAAGATGGGTCGGCTGGACGACAAGCTGATGCATCAGGTGGATTCCGCCATCGCAGTGAGCTTCGGCCTGCACCCCGAACAATTGGTATGA
- the dinB gene encoding DNA polymerase IV encodes MERTILHCDLNGFYASVELRDRPDLWDKPVAVCGDPESRHGIILAKNEAAKRFQVKTAETIWQARKKCPGLILLPAHHEEYRRVSRRINAIYERYTDLVEPFGIDESWLDITGSMHLFGGDARDIADKLRAVVRREERLTISVGVSFNKVFAKLGSDMKKPDATTVITRADVPAKVWPLPVTDLLFVGRAADKVLQEYGVRTIGDLAAFGREGLVRLLGKQGGQLYDYAAGLEHSPVTRAGESPPPKSVGNGITFRRNLLGWEDIHTGVALLSDSVAMRLRKYALKCSTVQVTVRDPNFRDICRQKRLGSPSYVSRDISRAAMALIREAWNPKAPIRALTITGQNLVPEGEVTEQLDLFRTDTTPQRQRRERLEHTVDGIRSKYGKASILPAATVGEDIDHPPGHAGSIPPPGGSRGRDGH; translated from the coding sequence ATGGAGCGGACCATACTGCACTGTGATCTCAACGGATTTTATGCCTCGGTAGAGCTACGGGACCGGCCCGACCTCTGGGACAAGCCGGTGGCCGTATGCGGAGATCCGGAGAGCCGGCACGGCATTATCCTGGCAAAAAACGAAGCGGCCAAACGCTTCCAGGTCAAAACGGCGGAGACCATCTGGCAGGCCCGGAAAAAGTGTCCCGGCCTCATTCTCCTTCCCGCCCACCATGAGGAGTACCGCCGGGTCTCCCGACGGATCAACGCCATTTATGAGCGCTATACCGATCTGGTAGAGCCCTTCGGCATCGACGAGAGCTGGCTGGACATCACCGGCTCCATGCACCTCTTCGGCGGTGACGCACGGGATATTGCAGACAAGCTCCGGGCGGTGGTCCGCCGGGAGGAGCGCCTCACCATCTCGGTGGGCGTCTCCTTCAACAAGGTCTTTGCCAAGCTGGGCAGCGACATGAAAAAACCCGACGCCACCACGGTCATCACCCGGGCGGACGTACCGGCCAAGGTCTGGCCCCTTCCGGTCACGGACCTCCTGTTTGTCGGCCGTGCGGCCGACAAGGTGCTCCAGGAATATGGCGTACGCACCATCGGCGATCTGGCGGCCTTCGGCCGTGAGGGGCTGGTCCGCCTGCTGGGCAAGCAGGGAGGGCAGCTCTACGACTACGCCGCTGGATTGGAGCATAGTCCGGTCACCCGCGCCGGGGAGTCCCCTCCCCCTAAATCCGTGGGCAACGGCATTACGTTCCGCCGCAATCTGCTGGGATGGGAGGACATCCACACCGGCGTAGCCCTCCTTTCGGACAGCGTGGCCATGCGCCTGCGCAAATATGCGCTGAAATGTTCCACCGTACAGGTGACCGTCCGGGACCCAAATTTCAGGGATATCTGCCGCCAGAAACGGCTGGGCTCTCCCAGCTATGTTTCCCGGGATATCAGCCGCGCGGCGATGGCCCTCATCCGGGAGGCCTGGAACCCCAAGGCACCTATACGCGCCCTTACCATCACCGGGCAGAATCTGGTCCCCGAAGGGGAGGTCACAGAGCAGCTGGACCTGTTCCGCACCGACACCACACCCCAGCGGCAAAGGCGGGAGCGCTTGGAACATACGGTGGACGGGATCCGCAGCAAATATGGCAAGGCGTCCATTCTTCCCGCCGCCACAGTGGGCGAGGACATCGATCATCCTCCCGGTCACGCCGGGAGCATCCCTCCCCCGGGCGGCAGCCGGGGGAGGGATGGACATTGA